In one Pasteuria penetrans genomic region, the following are encoded:
- a CDS encoding transposase translates to MIERLPREGLFFEALGGKKGKPLIGRRTLYDGRKRLLAYEEKVRCNVTQGSFQHFTTFQKSIVGMISTCRRMDSTLINSNIRKLTRNEVIYLVAKNVVCISAELQIPLPAEWGVFLEKGCKQTDIDCQQSLGHQPPLLPQKGVTARDHRTAELVGVCLAIRNYTSEYDEIRSTKEYALLERVIWEQTEEDEQGNLRMLPKVRSGSLQSPYDPDAQYRKKNKQECWGYSGQIVEDRDGEKGISLISFFDLRGSLHPDTTFAKEYIETWVPHDGMQLCADGGYYSHEISELAQSKGISLCFTNMTGQRENPNQLRASTFVRDKRTKEITRCAANKEPENSRYKPGGKPGSGTSVAYFNREDCKKCPFADQCIGKPNKTGGRTVRLTDRTYSAAKQRDQLEQPKYREAGNRRAAIEGVCSALKNAYGARRLKVRGERRARLTMFAKCVAYNTSQVSEYIVKFIRIRRRDAI, encoded by the coding sequence TTGATCGAACGTCTCCCACGGGAGGGACTATTTTTTGAAGCTCTGGGGGGGAAGAAAGGAAAGCCCCTTATAGGTAGAAGGACATTATATGACGGTAGGAAACGGTTGTTGGCATACGAGGAGAAAGTAAGATGCAATGTTACACAGGGTTCCTTTCAGCACTTCACCACCTTCCAAAAGTCAATAGTAGGTATGATATCCACCTGCCGTAGAATGGATAGCACACTAATCAACAGTAACATAAGGAAATTAACCCGTAATGAAGTGATCTATCTGGTGGCAAAAAATGTGGTTTGTATCTCGGCTGAACTTCAAATTCCCCTCCCCGCGGAGTGGGGGGTCTTTTTGGAAAAGGGATGCAAACAAACAGACATCGATTGTCAGCAATCATTGGGCCATCAGCCTCCTCTCCTCCCCCAAAAAGGAGTAACAGCAAGGGATCATAGGACTGCGGAGCTAGTTGGAGTTTGCTTGGCTATAAGGAACTACACCTCCGAATATGACGAAATCAGATCAACCAAGGAGTATGCATTGCTGGAAAGGGTGATCTGGGAACAGACGGAGGAGGATGAACAAGGAAATCTCAGGATGCTCCCCAAGGTGCGTTCTGGTAGTCTACAAAGCCCTTATGATCCTGATGCTCAGTACAGGAAGAAAAACAAACAGGAATGTTGGGGATATTCCGGCCAGATCGTAGAGGATCGTGATGGAGAGAAGGGAATAAGCCTGATTTCCTTCTTTGATCTGAGAGGTTCCCTGCATCCAGATACGACCTTTGCGAAGGAGTACATAGAAACATGGGTTCCCCATGATGGAATGCAGTTGTGTGCCGATGGAGGGTACTACAGCCATGAGATCAGCGAGCTGGCCCAATCAAAGGGTATTTCCCTATGTTTCACCAATATGACGGGCCAAAGGGAGAACCCCAATCAATTGAGGGCAAGCACGTTTGTGCGAGACAAAAGAACAAAGGAAATTACACGATGCGCGGCAAACAAGGAACCCGAGAACAGCCGGTACAAACCAGGGGGAAAACCAGGGAGCGGGACCAGTGTGGCTTATTTCAACAGGGAGGATTGCAAGAAGTGCCCCTTTGCGGATCAGTGCATTGGCAAACCCAACAAAACGGGGGGAAGAACCGTAAGATTGACCGACCGAACGTACTCAGCGGCAAAGCAAAGGGATCAATTGGAGCAACCCAAATACAGAGAAGCAGGGAATCGTCGTGCGGCCATTGAGGGCGTTTGCTCCGCACTCAAAAATGCCTATGGCGCCCGCCGACTTAAGGTGCGTGGTGAACGGAGAGCTAGGTTGACAATGTTCGCAAAGTGTGTAGCGTATAACACATCCCAAGTCTCCGAATATATAGTAAAATTTATAAGAATAAGAAGGAGGGATGCAATATAG
- the ligA gene encoding NAD-dependent DNA ligase LigA, with the protein MQLDPSWSFSSGQGQGPTKEGGSSGQGEELRAKERVRELRVWLEEQNRRYYDLDSPHVPDSLYDALLQELLRLESRFPHLRKKDSPSERVGGRPSHWFVRVGHKNPMLSIQNAFKIEDLRSFLHRNESVAGQPVDYVCEAKIDGLALSLHYEKGDLVLAATRGDGKTGEVVTDNARMIQSLPLRLTRPLTLEVRGEVYLPFSMFRRLNEKRVERGESVFANTRNAAAGSLRQLKPDVVAERGLRMAVYSLVSCEEEGLPTTHSRVLEYLDSLGFFVHPGWERVRGLDAIVACWEGWRSRRSQLGLAIDGVVIKVDDLDLQRRLGATVRQPRWALAYKFPTSEGVTRVLDVDWQVGRTGVLTPVALLEPIELNQTQVKRATLHNVVMIMDKDVRIGDQVRVHKAGEIIPGVIDVVLSERIGLERRVEVPTHCPSCGGPLKQDSAVLRCSAHGTCPAQAQEMVRHYVSRGALQIEGVGAKMIQHLFEAGLVSDVADLYVLRVEDLQKLPRVGEKVARKLVQSIQWSKRCSLDRFLFGLGIRYVGGRVASLLAQHFGTLPNFLNATEETLHSIPEVGPMVVQSVMASLSSPAFRDLLSRLKEAGVEPLPAPAVDSPPRSVWMGKSVVLTGRLSSMTRGEATRLLQRQGARVVSAVSRKVDWLIVGEGAGSKKLVAEDWGIGVLREGDFLRMLTESGTMDENYGK; encoded by the coding sequence ATGCAGTTGGATCCTTCATGGTCCTTCTCATCCGGACAAGGACAGGGACCTACAAAAGAAGGGGGGAGTAGTGGGCAAGGGGAGGAGTTACGGGCGAAGGAACGGGTGAGGGAGTTGAGGGTTTGGCTGGAGGAGCAAAATCGCCGTTATTATGATTTGGACTCCCCCCATGTTCCGGATTCATTGTATGATGCCCTTTTACAGGAATTGCTTCGGTTGGAGTCGCGTTTCCCACATCTGAGGAAAAAGGATTCACCTAGTGAACGGGTGGGGGGGAGGCCATCTCATTGGTTTGTAAGGGTGGGGCACAAGAATCCCATGCTTAGTATACAAAATGCCTTTAAAATAGAGGATTTGAGAAGTTTTTTGCATCGTAATGAATCGGTAGCGGGGCAACCGGTAGATTATGTTTGTGAGGCGAAGATTGATGGACTTGCCCTTTCTTTGCACTATGAGAAGGGGGATCTGGTCCTTGCTGCTACGCGTGGTGATGGGAAAACGGGGGAGGTGGTTACGGATAACGCTCGCATGATTCAGTCCCTCCCCCTGCGCTTGACGCGTCCTCTGACTTTGGAGGTACGTGGCGAAGTTTACTTACCGTTTTCCATGTTTCGGCGTCTCAACGAAAAGCGTGTGGAGAGAGGGGAATCTGTTTTTGCTAACACCCGTAATGCAGCTGCGGGTTCTCTGCGTCAGTTGAAACCTGATGTGGTGGCGGAGCGGGGGTTGCGTATGGCCGTTTATTCCCTTGTATCCTGCGAGGAGGAGGGTTTACCGACCACACATAGCAGGGTATTGGAATATTTGGATAGCCTTGGTTTTTTCGTCCATCCGGGTTGGGAAAGGGTCCGAGGCTTGGATGCCATTGTTGCATGCTGGGAGGGTTGGAGGTCCCGAAGATCCCAGTTGGGGTTGGCTATTGATGGCGTAGTGATCAAGGTGGATGATTTGGATCTGCAGCGTCGCCTGGGGGCAACGGTCAGGCAGCCCCGTTGGGCCCTTGCTTACAAGTTTCCAACGTCTGAGGGAGTAACCAGGGTATTGGATGTGGATTGGCAGGTGGGGAGAACGGGTGTACTCACTCCCGTCGCTCTCCTTGAACCCATCGAATTGAACCAAACACAGGTGAAGAGGGCCACCCTTCACAACGTGGTTATGATAATGGATAAGGATGTTCGAATCGGGGATCAGGTACGTGTTCATAAGGCTGGGGAGATCATTCCTGGGGTGATCGACGTAGTTCTTTCCGAACGTATTGGTTTGGAGCGGAGGGTTGAGGTGCCTACCCACTGTCCCTCTTGTGGGGGTCCATTAAAACAGGATTCGGCCGTATTGCGTTGTTCTGCCCACGGTACCTGTCCTGCTCAGGCCCAGGAGATGGTACGGCATTATGTTTCCCGAGGGGCGTTGCAGATTGAGGGCGTGGGCGCGAAGATGATTCAGCATCTATTCGAGGCGGGTTTGGTGAGTGATGTGGCTGATTTGTATGTTCTGCGTGTGGAAGATCTACAGAAGCTCCCTCGCGTGGGTGAAAAGGTAGCGAGGAAATTGGTTCAATCTATCCAGTGGAGCAAGAGGTGTTCCTTGGACCGGTTTTTATTTGGTTTGGGTATTCGGTATGTAGGTGGACGGGTGGCATCCCTGTTGGCCCAACATTTTGGTACGCTCCCCAATTTTCTGAATGCCACGGAGGAAACCCTCCATTCCATTCCCGAAGTGGGTCCTATGGTAGTACAGAGTGTGATGGCGTCCCTTTCCTCGCCCGCATTTCGTGATCTTCTATCACGTTTGAAGGAGGCAGGTGTCGAGCCGTTGCCAGCCCCCGCCGTGGATTCCCCTCCCCGTTCGGTGTGGATGGGGAAGAGCGTTGTGTTGACTGGAAGGTTGTCCTCGATGACACGGGGGGAAGCCACACGGTTGCTGCAACGGCAGGGAGCACGGGTGGTTTCCGCTGTGAGCAGAAAGGTGGATTGGTTGATCGTTGGGGAGGGCGCAGGAAGTAAGAAGTTGGTTGCGGAGGATTGGGGTATCGGGGTGCTAAGAGAGGGGGACTTTCTGCGGATGCTTACTGAATCCGGGACCATGGATGAAAACTATGGAAAATAA
- a CDS encoding S1 RNA-binding domain-containing protein, with product MGRSEVFMSELKKGDVVQGTVVSAKPFGAFVTLTSGETGLVHISQISSNYVKQVGDVLQVGMEVKAKVLSVEPTGRISLSIKALQAPSSDRPERGGWGGGRGDRGDRGDRGGRRSSKYGSTGNDFEDMMRRFMKSSEERLSTLAAKQKRNR from the coding sequence TTGGGGCGTAGTGAAGTTTTCATGAGTGAGTTGAAAAAAGGTGATGTTGTCCAGGGTACGGTAGTTTCGGCAAAGCCATTTGGGGCTTTTGTAACACTTACCTCTGGGGAAACAGGCCTTGTGCATATTTCACAGATATCTAGTAATTACGTAAAACAGGTCGGGGATGTGCTTCAGGTTGGGATGGAGGTAAAGGCCAAGGTACTCTCTGTAGAGCCTACCGGTCGGATTTCCCTGTCCATCAAGGCATTGCAGGCCCCGTCGTCGGATCGTCCTGAACGAGGGGGATGGGGGGGGGGTCGTGGCGATCGTGGCGATCGTGGCGATCGTGGTGGACGTCGGTCGTCTAAGTATGGCTCCACCGGAAATGACTTTGAGGATATGATGCGGCGGTTCATGAAGAGTAGTGAGGAACGTCTCAGTACATTGGCTGCTAAACAGAAAAGAAATCGTTGA
- a CDS encoding ATP-dependent helicase produces the protein MSVGDALLQDMVAALNEQQQRAVRTTKGPLLVMAGAGSGKTRVLTHRVGYIVASQLAPPWSVLCITFTNKAAAEMRHRIHALLPGQMSGVWVHTFHGLCARILRTDIQHLGYDPTFTILDTNDQISLLRSLLVKENLDVQKYPPRLFRAIISTAKNGGLTPHKMLDQARGAQDERAARIYHSYEKAMRAQQSLDFDDLMLMGLRLLEEVPSVRERYAKKFRYVHVDEYQDTNMLQYRLLRILTAVHRNLCVVGDMDQSIYRFRGADRRNVSQLRGDFPDLTMVTLEQNYRSTKVILQAANELIAHNPEREKKVLWTENPKGEKIRVYEARNEREEAAYIVNVINEAHKRGVPYSHHAVLYRTNAQARTIEETFLQACIPYRVWGGMRFYDRREIKDVLAYLRLLLRPQDDVSFSRVVNVPRRGVGGVTLERLRTKAAELGCSLWEALSHGMDKSKGLQSFFKIMEKLISSMNSYNLPELIDAVLESTGYLTWIEQQEKEKAEDRIAYLDEFRSLAANFDADYVETSGSGGIRERLLVFLTDVALLTDLDQDSEESSPANDVVQMMTLHSAKGLEFPCVFLVGMEEENIPHIRALTEDPSEGLWEERRLIYVALTRAQETLHLVHANVRTQFAETLRRIPSRFLQELPEDLLVHEKTLWETSTTVPSKRNRFVASPAPASLVLMRGDVVEHASWGDGKVVNVDEKGDSVVIRFPKPVGERRLLLSYAPLVKK, from the coding sequence TTGTCAGTCGGGGATGCGTTATTACAGGATATGGTAGCTGCACTCAATGAACAGCAGCAGAGGGCTGTACGGACTACGAAGGGTCCCTTGTTAGTGATGGCGGGTGCGGGGAGTGGCAAGACGCGTGTTCTTACCCATCGTGTAGGTTACATCGTAGCCTCCCAGTTGGCTCCCCCCTGGTCGGTTTTGTGTATTACCTTTACCAATAAAGCGGCAGCGGAGATGCGTCATCGAATTCATGCGCTCCTTCCGGGTCAAATGTCGGGCGTGTGGGTACATACTTTTCATGGATTGTGCGCACGGATTCTACGAACCGATATCCAACATCTTGGATATGATCCTACCTTTACCATTTTAGATACGAATGATCAAATCAGTCTTTTGCGTTCTCTGCTGGTAAAGGAAAATTTGGATGTACAAAAATACCCCCCACGTTTGTTTCGTGCCATTATAAGTACGGCGAAAAATGGTGGTTTGACTCCCCATAAAATGTTGGACCAAGCGAGAGGGGCACAGGATGAGCGGGCGGCGAGGATTTACCATTCCTATGAAAAAGCAATGCGTGCACAACAAAGCCTTGATTTTGATGATCTAATGCTTATGGGTTTACGTTTGCTGGAAGAGGTTCCCTCTGTGAGGGAACGCTATGCTAAGAAATTTCGTTATGTTCATGTTGATGAGTACCAGGATACCAATATGCTCCAGTATCGACTCCTGCGGATTTTGACTGCAGTGCATCGTAATTTATGTGTCGTGGGGGATATGGACCAATCGATCTATCGTTTCCGCGGTGCTGATAGGCGAAATGTTAGCCAGCTACGCGGGGATTTTCCTGATCTCACCATGGTTACATTGGAGCAAAATTATCGTTCTACCAAAGTGATCCTACAGGCCGCTAACGAGCTCATCGCCCATAACCCCGAAAGGGAGAAAAAGGTGCTCTGGACAGAGAATCCTAAGGGGGAGAAAATCCGGGTTTATGAGGCCCGTAACGAGAGAGAAGAGGCGGCCTATATTGTCAACGTAATCAACGAGGCGCATAAGAGGGGTGTTCCTTATTCCCATCATGCCGTGCTTTATCGGACGAATGCACAGGCGAGGACCATTGAGGAAACCTTTCTACAGGCCTGCATTCCGTATCGTGTTTGGGGGGGAATGCGTTTCTATGATCGTCGGGAGATTAAGGATGTACTAGCCTATTTGAGGCTCCTCCTTCGGCCTCAGGATGATGTCAGTTTTTCACGCGTTGTCAATGTACCCCGACGGGGTGTCGGGGGCGTAACTCTGGAGCGTCTGCGTACGAAGGCTGCTGAGCTGGGGTGCTCCCTCTGGGAAGCTCTTTCCCATGGAATGGATAAATCGAAAGGTCTGCAATCCTTTTTTAAAATTATGGAAAAATTGATTTCTTCCATGAACTCCTACAACCTACCCGAGTTGATTGATGCTGTGCTGGAGAGTACAGGTTATCTGACGTGGATTGAGCAACAGGAGAAAGAAAAGGCGGAGGATCGTATCGCCTACCTGGATGAATTTCGTTCCCTGGCGGCCAATTTCGACGCTGACTATGTTGAAACATCGGGGAGCGGTGGTATTCGGGAACGTTTACTGGTTTTTCTGACGGATGTAGCGCTATTGACCGATCTAGATCAGGATTCGGAGGAATCCTCCCCGGCTAACGACGTAGTGCAAATGATGACACTGCATAGCGCTAAGGGTCTAGAGTTTCCTTGTGTTTTTTTAGTCGGCATGGAGGAGGAGAATATACCCCATATACGTGCCCTGACAGAGGATCCTTCGGAAGGTCTTTGGGAGGAACGACGACTTATTTATGTTGCTTTGACACGTGCTCAGGAGACACTGCACCTTGTCCATGCGAATGTACGTACCCAATTTGCTGAGACGCTTCGGCGTATACCTTCCCGTTTTTTACAGGAATTGCCGGAGGACTTACTGGTGCATGAAAAAACATTATGGGAAACGTCCACTACCGTGCCTAGCAAACGCAATCGGTTTGTGGCCTCCCCTGCCCCCGCTTCCTTGGTATTGATGAGGGGTGATGTTGTGGAACATGCGAGCTGGGGGGATGGGAAGGTGGTGAATGTGGATGAAAAGGGGGATTCAGTGGTGATTCGGTTTCCTAAACCAGTCGGGGAGAGAAGGTTGTTGTTGTCCTATGCCCCGCTTGTCAAAAAATAA
- the pckA gene encoding phosphoenolpyruvate carboxykinase (ATP), with amino-acid sequence MDTTIKTASGRSLRLGTRIHEHLAVPKLVEIALQRSEGHLSNTGAFCANTGTFTGRVPKNRYIVSDPMTKRSVAWGETNQPLQGEYFEDLLKQVETYLCQREIFHFAGYAGADPAYSLPVHVFGELAWHQLFAHCVFITQEADETGKSTLSSRDPFIILSAPKLQIDKRSIPIHSPTVVVLNFAERVVLIAGTHYAGEIKKSIFTALNFLLPEGNVLPMHCSASKDPTHGVTLFFGSSGTGKTTLSADPAWSLVGDDEHGWSSQGIFNFEGGCYAKCIRLEKEREPQIYQAIRFGAILENVILDEQGIPDYKNGSITENIRAAYPLSFIPDAILPSVTNHPKTIIFLTADAFGVLPPISRLNPEQAMYYFLAGYTSKLAGTEQGIAEPESVFSPGFGAPFLPRAATVYAQLLGEKMAQHKTHTYLVNTGWIGGPYGVGQRVDLKHTRNMVHAAIQGKLADSPHTREPFFHLSVPVSCPGVPENFLRPQQNWPNRESYAIQARKLAECFHQHMDKFSNLPENILGVGPPRT; translated from the coding sequence ATGGATACGACCATCAAAACAGCGAGCGGCCGATCCCTTCGGCTTGGTACACGCATCCATGAACATTTGGCTGTACCCAAACTCGTAGAAATAGCACTACAGCGCTCGGAGGGACATCTCTCAAACACAGGGGCCTTCTGCGCTAACACAGGTACCTTCACAGGACGTGTGCCGAAAAATCGCTATATCGTTTCCGACCCCATGACAAAACGATCGGTTGCTTGGGGGGAGACCAACCAACCCCTTCAGGGTGAGTACTTTGAAGATTTATTAAAACAAGTGGAAACATACCTGTGCCAGCGAGAAATTTTTCATTTCGCAGGTTATGCAGGCGCAGACCCCGCCTATTCCCTACCCGTTCACGTTTTCGGGGAGTTGGCCTGGCATCAACTCTTTGCCCATTGTGTCTTTATAACACAGGAAGCTGATGAAACCGGGAAGTCCACCCTCTCCTCAAGAGACCCCTTCATCATCCTATCCGCACCAAAGCTACAAATTGACAAGAGGTCCATCCCCATTCATTCCCCAACCGTGGTCGTGCTGAATTTTGCCGAACGTGTCGTTCTTATCGCAGGCACGCACTACGCAGGGGAAATAAAAAAATCGATATTCACCGCCCTGAATTTCCTCCTCCCAGAGGGAAATGTACTACCCATGCACTGTTCCGCCAGCAAAGACCCCACTCATGGAGTTACCCTATTCTTCGGTTCCTCTGGTACCGGAAAAACTACGTTGTCCGCCGATCCCGCCTGGTCCCTAGTGGGTGATGATGAGCACGGTTGGTCATCACAAGGAATTTTTAACTTTGAAGGCGGTTGTTATGCAAAATGCATTCGTCTAGAAAAGGAAAGGGAACCACAAATTTACCAAGCCATCCGCTTCGGCGCAATACTTGAAAATGTAATTTTGGACGAACAAGGCATACCTGACTACAAAAATGGATCCATCACAGAGAATATACGTGCGGCCTATCCGCTCTCCTTCATCCCTGATGCAATCCTACCCAGCGTAACAAACCATCCTAAAACCATTATCTTCCTCACAGCAGATGCCTTTGGTGTTCTCCCACCTATATCCCGGCTCAATCCAGAACAGGCCATGTACTATTTCCTTGCTGGATACACAAGTAAGCTAGCAGGTACAGAGCAAGGGATAGCTGAACCGGAAAGCGTATTTTCACCCGGTTTCGGCGCACCCTTCCTACCCCGTGCCGCAACCGTCTATGCCCAACTGCTAGGGGAAAAAATGGCCCAACATAAAACACATACCTACCTCGTAAATACGGGCTGGATCGGTGGACCTTATGGGGTAGGTCAGCGTGTCGATCTGAAACATACCCGAAATATGGTGCATGCCGCGATCCAGGGAAAACTAGCCGACTCCCCCCACACAAGGGAACCTTTCTTTCACCTATCCGTGCCCGTTTCCTGTCCTGGTGTGCCGGAAAATTTCCTGCGACCGCAACAAAACTGGCCCAACAGGGAGAGCTATGCCATCCAAGCACGAAAATTGGCAGAATGTTTCCACCAACATATGGATAAATTTTCTAATCTACCAGAGAACATTCTTGGAGTGGGACCTCCGCGTACATAA